The Paenibacillus pabuli DNA segment GCGCATGATTCCGCCGAAAATGTTAACGAAGATGCCCGCCACTTTGGCGTCAGACAGAATAATTTTGAAAGCTTCTGTCACTTTCTCCGTTGTTGCACCGCCTCCAACGTCAAGGAAGTTGGCCGGGTCTCCGCCGTAGTATTTGATGATATCCATCGTAGCCATCGCAAGTCCCGCACCGTTAACCATACAGCCGATGTTGCCATCAAGTGCTATGTAGCTGAGGTCGTATTTGGAAGCTTCGATTTCCTTTTCGTCTTCTTCATCCAAGTCGCGCAGTTCCAAAATATCCTTATGACGGAACAATGCGTTGGAATCAAAATTCAGTTTCGCATCCAGCGCGATAACGTTTCCATCTCCAGTAACAACAAGAGGGTTAATCTCAGCGATGGAGCAATCTTTTTCCACAAATGCAGTGTACAATGCAAGCATAAATTTGACTGCTTTGTTCACCAGTTCATTCGGAATATTAATGCTGTAAGCCAATTTACGTGCCTGGAACACTTGCAATCCAATAGCAGGGTCAATAACTTCTTTGAAAATTTTCTCAGGAGTAGCTTCAGCCACTTCTTCGATCTCCGTACCGCCTTCTTCGGAAGCCATCATAACGACTCGGCCCGTTGCACGGTCAACAACAACACCCACGTAGTACTCTTTGCGGATATCGCAGCCTTCTTCGATTAAAAGACGCTTTACTTCCTTGCCTTCCGGTCCAGTCTGGTGTGTTACCAGGACTTTCCCCAAAATTTCGGAAGCATAGGTACGAACTTCATCTGCGCTCTTCGCTACTTTTACGCCGCCGGCTTTTCCCCGGCCACCTGCGTGAATTTGCGCTTTGACTACAGTCACCGGACTGCCCAGTGCCTCTGCGGCCGCAACCGCTTCATCGACTGTATAAGCAACCTTCCCATTAGGAACGGCAACTCCATACTGTTTCAGTACTTCTTTTCCTTGATATTCATGGATATTCATTCTCGAATCCTCCTATCAACATGACTGCAACAAGGCGGGTTGGTTGACTACCAAAAGACAAATGTTGACTATTTTCACTTAAACCCAATTCATTGTAACACGTTTTTAAAACGCTTTCCTTAAAAAAGTAATGGTTAATAGACAGCTTTTTGATATGGATATCATCCCATATTGTGAATGCTTGGATATAAATGGAAAAAAAACCTCAGACTAATACGTCCGAGGTTTCTCTCTTTCCTTGTATCCAGGTTATTTTCTAGCTTCTTTGGTATTCGTTTCATGTACCTTCTGAAGAAGCCCCTTAAACTGACCAAGCAACGATTCAAACTCCGTACTGCTCAGGCAAGCATCTCCCTGAATAGAATCCGGAATGGACAGCGCCTTGTTGCGCAGCTCCTTGCCTGAATCCGTTAACGTGATAAGCACTTTGCGTTCATCCTGTGCTGAGCGTTCACGATGAATGAGTCCGGCAGATTGCAGACGTTTCAACAACGGTGTCAAAGTACC contains these protein-coding regions:
- the sucC gene encoding ADP-forming succinate--CoA ligase subunit beta; the encoded protein is MNIHEYQGKEVLKQYGVAVPNGKVAYTVDEAVAAAEALGSPVTVVKAQIHAGGRGKAGGVKVAKSADEVRTYASEILGKVLVTHQTGPEGKEVKRLLIEEGCDIRKEYYVGVVVDRATGRVVMMASEEGGTEIEEVAEATPEKIFKEVIDPAIGLQVFQARKLAYSINIPNELVNKAVKFMLALYTAFVEKDCSIAEINPLVVTGDGNVIALDAKLNFDSNALFRHKDILELRDLDEEDEKEIEASKYDLSYIALDGNIGCMVNGAGLAMATMDIIKYYGGDPANFLDVGGGATTEKVTEAFKIILSDAKVAGIFVNIFGGIMRCDVIANGVVEAAKQLGLTKPLVVRLEGTNVELGKQILGESGLNIVPADSMADGAQKIVALVK
- a CDS encoding MarR family winged helix-turn-helix transcriptional regulator; this encodes MQTDALKLDNQLCFAIYACSREITKMYQPYLEVLGVTYSQYLVLMVLWEREECTVKEIGEALYLDSGTLTPLLKRLQSAGLIHRERSAQDERKVLITLTDSGKELRNKALSIPDSIQGDACLSSTEFESLLGQFKGLLQKVHETNTKEARK